The nucleotide sequence taaaattaattttaaatcaaattggCATAGTGGAACAATTCAAATGGAAATTTCTGACAAATTAGTCCATGTCATTTAATTGTCTCTATTCTCTATTTTAATAAATGTGACATTTAAATCGACAAGGATTCTCTATCACAACACTTGAACCTTCAATTTCACACATTTTTAagcatattataaaaatatatcatatatatattatagattCGTCTAGGTGGAATACGTACGTCCAAAATATAATTATTCCCTCCACTACTATATAGTATAACCCTTCTTAACAAAGCCTGTGGGCACAGAAACTTGAGCTTGAATTCATGAGAGGTGTGTGCCTGGCTACGAGATCTGCTTTCTTCAACAACGAGGCAATTGCTTTATACTCTGCACCTTTGGCTTCCACAAGTTGTTTTTGACTCCTTTCACTTTCATTCGCCGCAGGAGAATTTTAATGTACCGCATGGGTGGGATCCTAAGAATTCCTTTGGACCGTTGAACGTGCAAAACGAGATTTTGACCTTTCATTTTCAtaggttttgtttaaatttttattataaccTTTACACGTGTCAATATCTCATTTGATAATACGTCGGTACTAATTAATTTAACCCTTTGCTAATTATAGCATAAgaatccttttctttttcctttttagtatCTCAAAGAAGATCCCTACATACAATGGTTTTTTACCAATAAAGACTATGGATCCTACATTATGCTTGGttctaagaaaattttaaggaaaatgcaaataaaaaaataaagtggagaaaaataatagaagaaatgaaggaatgaagaaaaattaaaattatataccaaattaataaattatttttatatattattttaaacttattaattttttttataaaaattaaataatttaaaaatatataaatttctatttttaattttttttattttgtcttatttttaatcatttgaggTTTAAATGTCACATACTTAATCTTCTCCTAAGTAAATTGATATGATGCTGCTGCCATAACTTTTAGGAACTCTTATGTTTTTTAACCCTCTGTGTAATATTCAGGCAACTCAAGATTATATAAgtataaatctaaaattattatatatatgctCACGTTTACACTAGACTCGGGCTATTTATGCATGCCAACCGTCCAAACACCAAAATATCTAATTATAGTCACAACTGTTTTATAGTGATTAAGCATATTTGCACGTCTCATATTCATAGTgagatgatgtttgttttttttacttaattttaaataaaactctAATACTTAAAAGGATTAAGTATTacgttgtttatttttatagtattaaaaaataaaataaaaattaatatgttattttttctatttagaataagtcaaatatttttattttttctattcaacaaaaaatttataataaaccatgaaaaaatagaaaatcaaataaattaaattctcaaaataaattgtaaaaatccaaaaaaaaaaaaacaaacaccctctgaATCAAGGATTTTGCTGGTTATATCAGTGAGAAATGTACTGAATTGAACTTTATCATCAATGGAGATGAGGTATGAGCGCCTTAATAGGCATGATACATAGTGATCAATCCTGTTTTCACTGAGAAGTAATACAAGCCATTTATGAATCAATAAGAAACTCAAGCTTAGTAGCAGGTTTTGTAGCGATAAAATCATGCATAACTGCACATCCCGTAAAGACATGTCTCCCACTTCTTGCACTTCTTGCCGCACCTACCGCAGTTCAATGGATCCACAGAGGGGTTCACGCAGTGCCCGCGGCAGCAGATATCGCCGTGTTTGCACTTGCGGCCGCACCCTCCACAGTTATTTGGATCCTTCCCTATGTTTACGCATTTCTTCTTGCAGCAATCTGGACCAGGGCTGGACTTCCGACGACAAATCGGTGGAAACTTATCACAGGTCAAGTGCTTGTTCTGAAACATGAAGTCACTAGTCCCATCTGAAGAAGTTGTTTCTTCGCCTTCAGGCAATGCTATGTAGCTTTCTGGGCTTTCAGGCAATGCTAAGTGGCTTTCCACAGCTGAGTCTTCCTTGTTTTCATCAGCACTCCATGCTACTCCAACAATGGAGTTGTCTTCGTTGTTTTCATTGCCACTCGATGCTGCAGAAACAGTGGAGGTGGTGATGGAGAGTATGAAGAGGAGTTTTAGCAGCTTCAtggccatgaatgaagagaagcTGTGAAGAGCTGGGTAGGGAAGAGGAAGTGGTGAAGCAATATTGATAGGAGATGGGTTTTTATACTGAAATATGTGGGGAAAACGTTTTGTTTTTTCTCGGTAGCTTcaattcatcagactacttacGAAACACTGAATACGTGGGCCCATAAGAAGAAACCGATtgattgaaaagaaagaaaattagaagCTTAGTGTTTCTGTATCCACGTGTAGCCAGTAATTTTAACTTGACTGggatgagagaaaaacatgttataacttaaaataatttacagaTCAAAATTACTGGCTACACGTGGATACAGAAACACTAAGcttctaattttctttctttaaaatcaatcGGTTTCTTCTTATGGGCCAGATATTCTGTGTTTCGTAAGTAGTCCGATGAATTGAAGCTACCGAGACAGAACAAAACGTTTTTCCCACATATTTCAGTATAAAAACCCATCTCCTATCAATATTGCTTCACCACTTCCTCTTCCCTACCCAGCTCTTCACAGCTTCTCTTCGTTCATGGCCATGAAGCTGCTAAAACTCCTCTTCATACTCTCCATCACCACTGTTTCTGCAGCATCGAGTGGCAATGAAAACAACGAAGACAACTCCATTGTTGGAGCAGCATGGAGTGCTGATGAAAACAAGGAAGACTCAGCTGTGGAAAGCCACTTAGCATTGCCTGAAAGCCCAGAAAGCTACATAGCATTGCCTGAAGGCGAAGAAACAACTTCTTCAGATGGGACTAGTGACTTCATGTTTCAGAACAAGCACTTGACCTGTGATAAGTTTCCACCGATTTGTCGTCGGAAGTCCAGCCCTGGTCCAGATTGCTGCAAGAAGAAATGCGTAAACATAGGGAAGGATCCAAATAACTGTGGAGGGTGCGGCCGCAAGTGCAAACACGGCGATATCTGCTGCCGCGGGCACTGCGTGAACCCCTCTGTGGATCCATTGAACTGCGGTAGGTGCGGCAAGAAGTGCAAGAAGTGGGAGACATGTCTTTACGGGATGTGCAGTTATGCATGATTTTATCGCTACAAAACCTGCTACTAATCTTGAGTTTTTTATTGATTCATAAATGGCTTGTATTACTTCTCATATTACGTGAATAACAGGATTGATCACTATGTATCATGCCTATTAAGGTGCTCATACCTCATCTCCATTGATAATAAAGTTCAATTCAGTACATTTCTCACTGATAAAACCAGCAAAATCCTTGATTTAGTCCGGGTATGGGACGTGCAAATATTCTTAATCACTACCAAATTCGTGGCAGTGGTTAGATATTTTGGTGTCGGACGGTTGGCATGCATAGATAGCCGGAGCCTGCCGTAAACGTGagcatatatataataattatagatttatatttatataaccTTAACTTGTCTAAGCGTTACACAGAGAGTTAAAAAACGTAAGAGTTCTTAAAAGTTATGGCGACAGCAGCATCATATCAATTTACTTAGGGGCAAAAGGCTGGAAATCAGAATCATATCAGATTGTGTGTTATGCCATTAAAGCAAGTGAGAAATGATTCCCATGTTGTATAAGGAAAGAATATATTCTCCTCGTCCTTTACTACTTAACAAAATTTGTAGGCCATGGTTTTTTTCTGCAACAAGTCTATGATGGATCATCATAGGCTTGTGCAGTCATTAAAAAAAGCCCTAGAGCTCAGTGAAATTTTCTGATCATTTCATGGATGCTTTGGGAGTGGATTCAATTTCTGCATTTTTTTCCGGCAAGTCCAAAACCATTCAAGTATATTCAACCAAGTTAAAGGCCATGTCCATGACTTCCCATAGCCTTATAATTCTTGGTTTGTTCTTCTCCCTACCCTCCACCATTGCCCTCTACCTCACAACCGCAAGAGAGGTGTACGAGCTCCCGACGCCAGCTACTTCTCAGAAGACCGATACCGGACTTACAACAGACCTTTCATGGCAGAGAAGAAAAGTCTGGCATCACCGGCATCACCTGAGAAATGTAagcaaaatccaaaaattatcCCGAAAAATAGTTCCTGATTCTTGATCGATAGAATTAAACCATGGCTCAACTGATCTCTTGGCAGGTTCATGGGATCCTAAACATCATAGGATGGGGCACACTCCTGCCCCTAGGGGCGATCATCGCTCGATACTTCAGAAAATTCCCCATGGAATGCAGTGAATGGTTCTCCCTTCACATACTGTGCCAAACTCTGGGGTATCTTCTGGGATCATTGGGATGGGCCATTGGTATATGGCTTGGAAACTCCTCAATAAACTACACTTTTCACAGTCACCGGATTCTCGGCATCATTATCTTCACATTTTCAACTCTACAA is from Vitis riparia cultivar Riparia Gloire de Montpellier isolate 1030 chromosome 10, EGFV_Vit.rip_1.0, whole genome shotgun sequence and encodes:
- the LOC117923262 gene encoding protein STIG1-like — protein: MAMKLLKLLFILSITTSTVSAASSGNENNEDNSIVGVAWSADENKEDSAVESHLALPESPESYIALPEGEETTSSDGTSDFMFQNKHLTCDKFPPICRRKSSPGPDCCKKKCVNIGKDPNNCGGCGRKCKHGDICCRGHCVNPSVDPLNCGRCGKKCKKWETCLYGMCSYA
- the LOC117923263 gene encoding protein STIG1-like, producing the protein MAMKLLKLLFILSITTVSAASSGNENNEDNSIVGAAWSADENKEDSAVESHLALPESPESYIALPEGEETTSSDGTSDFMFQNKHLTCDKFPPICRRKSSPGPDCCKKKCVNIGKDPNNCGGCGRKCKHGDICCRGHCVNPSVDPLNCGRCGKKCKKWETCLYGMCSYA
- the LOC117924135 gene encoding cytochrome b561 and DOMON domain-containing protein At5g35735-like, with the protein product MDALGVDSISAFFSGKSKTIQVYSTKLKAMSMTSHSLIILGLFFSLPSTIALYLTTAREVYELPTPATSQKTDTGLTTDLSWQRRKVWHHRHHLRNVHGILNIIGWGTLLPLGAIIARYFRKFPMECSEWFSLHILCQTLGYLLGSLGWAIGIWLGNSSINYTFHSHRILGIIIFTFSTLQIFSIALQPRRENKCRKYWEICHRLLGYVLMVLIMTNIFVGINHQSPAAKWIWFYVGVLVVMGLVSIALEIVRWIKLVQNQTVLLNSSIYAANS